A single window of Narcine bancroftii isolate sNarBan1 chromosome 13, sNarBan1.hap1, whole genome shotgun sequence DNA harbors:
- the LOC138747945 gene encoding transmembrane protein 229B-like: MFTFLQPEGGRSREGGRDVGLSLVGQPCSPLSPGNVGERATCGAELKARQVNTHPREGRRMVGALEPLGAFSRWYLYAIHGYFCEVMFTAAWEFVINFNWKFPGVTSVWALFIYGTSIMVVERMYLSLKDRCPGVVRCLIYTLWTYIWEFLTGFILRQFNACPWDYSQFDYDFMGLVTLEYAVPWFCASFIVEKLVIRNTLRLRFDGNGEPRSLAITPFTLWDHLRLKKEE; this comes from the exons ATGTTTacgtttcttcagccagaggggggACGGAGCCGGGAGGGAGGACGCGATGTCGGGCTGAGCTTGGTCGGTCAGCCGTGCTCGCCACTCTCTCCCGGTAACGTCGGTGAACGAGCGACGTGCGGAGCCGAGCTGAAGGCGCGCCAG GTCAATACACACCCTAGAGAAGGCAGGAGGATGGTGGGTGCACTGGAACCCCTGGGTGCCTTCTCCCGTTGGTACTTGTACGCCATCCATGGTTACTTCTGCGAGGTGATGTTTACTGCTGCCTGGGAGTTTGTCATCAATTTCAACTGGAAGTTCCCAGGAGTTACCAGTGTGTGGGCTCTGTTCATCTATGGCACATCCATCATGGTGGTGGAGCGAATGTACCTGTCTCTCAAGGACCGCTGCCCAGGTGTGGTCAGATGCCTCATCTACACTCTCTGGACCTACATCTGGGAGTTCTTGACGGGATTCATCCTGCGTCAGTTCAATGCCTGCCCCTGGGATTACTCCCAGTTTGATTATGACTTCATGGGATTAGTTACACTGGAGTATGCCGTGCCCTGGTTCTGTGCTTCCTTTATCGTGGAGAAGCTGGTGATCAGGAACACCCTGCGTTTGAGGTTCGATGGAAATGGGGAGCCACGATCCCTTGCCATTACCCCATTTACGCTGTGGGACCACTTGAGGCTCAAGAAAGAAGAATAG
- the LOC138748093 gene encoding uncharacterized protein, whose translation MRYHVCSDSKSESDQWPDDAERLITILLCTTHLPNPPLIPCPHPLTPPSSPTPSNPHSSLIPQTPPSSLPHPQSLISPLLPHPHPFKPPQLPHPSYPLPHPPNSSIIPPSSPIPHLPTPPSSPTPSNPHSSLIPQTPPSSLPHPQSLMPPPLPHPQPLQTPTAPSSLLPSPSSPKLLHHPSLIPNPSSPHPSLIPNPFKPPQLPHPPNSSIIPPSSPIPHAPTPPSSPTPSNPHSSLIPPTLSLIPQTPPSSLPHPQSLMPPPLPHPHPFKPSQLPHPSYPLPHPPNSSIIPPSSLPHPPNPSSPHPLPSFTPPLPVPGGGVSSSDGCHSPGGERRTGRRGALWDL comes from the coding sequence atGCGATATCATGTGtgttctgacagtaaatctgaatcggATCAATGGCCAGATGATGCTGAAAGATTGATCACCATCCTCCTATGCACCACTCACCTCCCCAATccccctctcattccctgcccccatcccctcacccctccctcatccccaacCCCTTCAAACCCCCACAGCTCCCTCATCCCCCAAACTCCTCCAtcatccctccctcatccccaatccctcatctcccctctcctccctcatccccatccctTCAAACCCCCACAGCTCCCTCATCCCTCctaccctctccctcatcccccaaACTCCTCCAtcatccctccctcatccccaatccctcatctccccacccctccctcatccccaacCCCTTCAAACCCCCACAGCTCCCTCATCCCCCAAACTCCTCCAtcatccctccctcatccccaatCCCtcatgcccccacccctccctcatccccaacCCCTTCAAACCCCCACAGCTCCCTCATCCCTCctaccctctccctcatcccccaaACTCCTCCAtcatccctccctcatccccaatccctcatctccccacccctccctcatccccaacCCCTTCAAACCCCCACAGCTCCCTCATCCCCCAAACTCCTCCAtcatccctccctcatccccaatCCCtcatgcccccacccctccctcatccccaacCCCTTCAAACCCCCACAGCTCCCTCATCCCTCctaccctctccctcatcccccaaACTCCTCCAtcatccctccctcatccccaatCCCtcatgcccccacccctccctcatccccatccctTCAAACCCTCACAGCTCCCTCATCCCTCctaccctctccctcatcccccaaACTCCTCCATCATCCCTCCAtcatccctccctcatcccccaaatccctcatctccccacccccttccctcattcaccccccccctccccgttccTGGAGGCGGAGTCAGCTCCAGCGACGGTTGTCACTCACCTGGAGGCGAGCGGCGGACTGGGCGGCGCGGGGCATTATGGGACCTGTAG